AATTTACTACTCTCTCAGGATTATTATGTCTTCAATTAttaccaaccaaaaaaaaaaaaaaaaaaaaaaggaagaagaatagtGGAGTACTAGCAGTTGTTAGGTGAGGGACAAATGAAAAGGCCGTGCATAGAATTGCTGAAATAGACCATGTATTGGGACAATGAGACTGAAAGTATTTGCTGTAGTAGCCAGTAATTACTCATTGGAATTCTAATGACACTTGGATAATACAGAACCATGGCTTTTCATCAAAGTCAAGTCTTCACAACTCAACTTTGGGACACCAAAATAATTGATAGTAAAACTGAACCCCAAAAATGGAGTACTTCTGCTCCAAATCGTGCTATCTACAGAAATCACAAGTATGGGAAGGATAATATTAGTAATGGCATTGAGATCATTAGTATTTGGGAATGGCAACGTTTTATATCTGCCATAATCAAAGAGAACCAATTCGTTGACATTCTGCCCATTGGCTACTTAAAAGTTAAATGGTGTATTTTCCCCAGTAAACACAAACACATATTTACATGTCATTAAAGTAAAAGGATCTCATagaaataattaaaaataaacatCAGATAAAGGAATACGTGATCTAAGGTAAATTACGAGGTGCTGATTGTGATAGTTAATAGTGGAGAATTACACCATAGGATAATATAATGAGAAAATGTCATCTCTTCGAAATAGATGATAGTTTTAATAGGAAAAACATAATCCCCCTGGTGATGAACTCAGCAGGTAAATTGCAATAATATTTGATCAAACATTATATGCAATCAACCCCCTTTAAGTACAAACATTTCAAAGTAAAATATTAGACAAAGTTAGTCCTCCACTTTCCCCCCTCTGGAGATCAATAACCCTGATTCTATAGACAGAAATCTAGGCAAATCTTTGGCTCCAAGCGAAACGAAGAGTAATAGCCTATTTGACCAAGCTTAATTAATTTAtgttgaaaaatgtttttttttcaaaagtgtttttcaaaaaagtactctTGGCGAAAAACAATTTGTgtttgactaattaatttaaaaaacacttttgagtagcaattagtgtttgacatAACTTTTAGAAAGTGCTTCTAAGTGTTTTTtctttctcaaaagtgcttttgggcaaaaatattttttttagcttatgaaaAATAGCTTCTACTACTCCtcagaaacacttattttctcccaaaagcttggccaaacaccttacTTTTTTTATTGagaaaaataagcacttttggagaaaaataaacttggccaaacaggctataataCATTGCTGTACATGCACTATAGTACATTTGCATTTTCTTCCTCTCAAAATTTTGACAGACATCAAATAAAAAGAAGAGATAAAACAGGCACAAATGTCTTAAAGATGAATGAATGCAGTACCACAACCAAACGAAATGACTGAAAGAATCACTTTCTCTTCTAGAATTATTACACACAATTTCAGAGAAGTGAAGCATAAAAGGTGAATAAAAAGTCAAAACTCCCTGTGGTGCTGGAAGTAACTTAAAATCTAAACCACACAATAAATCAGTTAAAGAAAGACAATCAGATGTTATCCTATGTGATGTCTACTTTTCCTGAGTTTAACTGCAATGAAAGAGCTGGCTACTGAATGAAACAAAACCCCAGAGCAAAAAATAATAGAATGAGGGTCAAGGACATACTATTAATCTGAAGTTCAGGCCCCAATTATACATATACTTGGACAACAAATTCAAACCAATGTGCAGAGTTCCTTAATGACTATCAAGTGTTCCTCGCATCTTTAGTTAGTTTGCGTAAAAGGGAATATCATGATTGATGGGTTGACACAAATCCTTACAGTACTCATTTCCATGGCATTCAAATACTGGATcatttcaaaattcaaaattaCATTGCTAGAAGTGTAAATTTACAGAGGGGAACATGCTCacaaaaaaagttacaaaatacAGGAAAGTGCAATCAACTCTTTGTTAAAGCTTACGAAGGATGAAGAAGATAACAAAAGGTAGTTCTTTACTACACAAGATATATCAGCAGGTCCTGTAATCACATTCATCCTCGCAGCACAAGAGAAACAACAGCTAGTATTGTGTTACCACTGCCATATCATCAGAGCCCAAAAGGGGGAAGCATGTCAATGATGGTGTTACTGCGCCTGTTTCCCACAGTATATGTCATCTGATAAATTAGTTCACCTCCAATCATGACAACACTTCGTTCCACGTAAACTGCTTGTCCTTCTTCTTTTGATCGCCTGTAAGCATGCCACAGACTGATGACAACAAACAAAACAAATGCAATAGCTAATAGCCAGGACAGAATCGAGTTGTGAGTCGAGTAATACTTATCAACTCGACTCTTAGTCAGGGTATCCTGAAACCAACTTAGTCTATTTCCACTCTGACTAACCTTACTCACTATGTACACTAAACAATGTTGCTTATACATCCTAACCCGTGCATCACATTGCACGTAGTGAGCATGTACGAGGCAGATGTTGGCTCAAAGTAGCTACTGTAGTAATTTCCCAAAGCTCTTATTAAACATCCCGTCTACTGCCCCAAGAAGGAGATACTGTGGAAGCAACCAGAACACAGTCATTGGAATTTTTTCATCGGTCTCGCCTGCTAAACCATAGCTCTTTACCACAATGAGTCTTCTTGACTCCACTTTTGCAGCTGTAATAGTGCATAATATCCCCAAAAGGATGGATACTGCAACCCCAACTCTAGGAGATGATGGTTTTGCTTCTGAACCCCGTAGCAAACTCACAAACTTGTGATAAAGTTTTGGAAATTGTTCTATTGTTTCTAGTTGGAACCATTGGAAGACAACTAGAGGAACTCTTAGGTGTCCAACCTTATTGGTCATAGTATTTGCTTGCTCTAGAAAGTAGGTATATGACAAGGAAGCCATGACACCACCAAGAATGTAGGTCATAGACATTGGGAATGTCCGAATTGCAAATTTAGTAACTTCAATCTCAGCAACGCTGCAAAGCCTCCATCTATTCCTCAGTTGCGGCTCTAGAGCCTGATCAGGCAAAATAATTGCTGCCTTATCGAGACACCTAAATTGAGTTTTGCACAATAATTTGTTAGTACAATTTTCTCATATATATCCATAATAGGCTGAAATTAAGAAAAAAGTCAATGAGGATATATCCTATTGCCTTGTAACAGCTGAGTCTGTTCTAGATCACCAGTTCACAATGGACAAGGGTAGAGATCAGTGGTGGAGCTAGGATTTAAACAAAGgtagttcaaaaatataaagaagctgACAAACAAagaagccaagggggttcaacgtctactatatatacataaaaaataattttcaccttgtatatacagtgtagTTTTTCAAACCCCCTTGGCTCTTATTAGCTCCGCCATTGGTAGAGATGGATAGCAGAAAAGATCTTTAAAACTAAGATGGCATACAAAATAAAGAAACATGTGAAACTCGATATGCTTCTTAAGATTAAGGTAAATACAAATGCGGCGAAACACAGATGATGAGAGAGCGAGAGAGGACGTCAGGCCATCGGTGTGAGGCAGTATACCAGGTTCAGATAAGTCATATAGCTGCGAGGCATCTGTAGGCAGTCGATAGAATAACTTTGAGATAGATGCTGCAAAGACCCGAAATAGAGTAGTGATTGGACTACCTTCTGGTTTAACATATTTATAGGTACAACATCCGCTCAAGAAAATAAATGCTCCCACTGTGTAACATATTGCTGGGACACCAAAGAAAAGTGACCATGGTGATATGCATGAAAATCCCAAAACAGCAGCAGCTTTGAACAGCATCACCATAAAAGGATGCAGAAACCAGATACAAGGCGTGTTAGCATTTTCTTCAAGTTGCTCAGAGATGAAAGCGCCTAAGCTTACTGCTTGACCAGTTGCCCCAAGAGCAAACAGAGCCAATGCTATGTAGCCTTAGCAAGGACTGGCCTTCACCAATACATTCAGGCTGATAAGCACTGCATGTTCCAGTAGCCTTAGCAAGGACTGGTGGTGTTGACATCGTTAAAAACCCCATGCCCTACATACAAGAAACCTTCAAAACTTAGTAGAAAGTGAATTTCCAATTATATATCAATTTCGTAGAGTTCACACTGGCAGCTTTCTCTGGTATAAAAATAGTTCAAGCATTAAAGTTTTGAGCTAACTGATGAAACAAATCCGAATTTAGCACAAGAAACAATGTCTCATGGAAGACTAAAACTGAATATAGTAGTGGTAGCTCAGTATAGTGTTCCAAGGTAATATCTGGTCTACTTTTACTCAAACTCAACATTTCTCAAACAAAATTGTGGAAAACAGAAGTGCGTTGTACATATAGAGATTCAGGAAAGAGATCATAGTAATTGGAAATATACAAAATGATGATTTGATGCATGGAcacaaaaacaaagaaaaatgtcATGGGAAATTGCTAGATTATGAGGGACATATGCAAAGCATATATTACTATAGTAGTTAAGGGACATCTTTCCCCATTAGCTTGTTGTGAGATCTATGGACGTCAATCACCGCAGACAAGCAGCTTGACCGTGTTTCCTTCAAATGTGCTTCATGCAAATGAATTGTTAGGAAAGACGGCGCAAGCTAACTCAAGCTAACAGGGCGAAAAGCTCGGGACAATTACAAAATGAGTAAACGTTCCAAAGTACAGAAAGAGAATGCAGGAATTAAATAATTTAACTATGATAGTATACCACACAACAGGCGAAAATAGAACCCATTAACACTGGATAGTTGCCGAATAAACCATGAGCTGAAAACAGCATGACTAACTGTAGGATTGTTAGCAAACCAGGGAAGACATTGACAATTGCAGCTGCATCTGTGAGATTGATCTTCCATACATCTGTCAAGTACACCATCAACATCCACAGAGTATATAGTAGGGGTATTGAAGCCCAAccaatggctacaacaacaaggAAATTCAAAAAGCTACATGTTAGCATCTCATGAATAAGAAGGTATGACCAGCATAACATATCTTCATAAGAAACTAAAAAAAACTATAAACAACAGTAGGAATTATCCTAAGCTGTCACTGTTAGTTGCATATCGCCAAGATGTAAAAAGTTCGACAGATAATGGAATCAAAAGCTGCTATATCAACTTTATAATCAAACACAGCTAATAAAAAtgtttgaagttggaaaattacGTAACATTCTGTAAACCATCATTGTCTTAGAACTTGTACCACCGCCTCAAGTAAAAATTAGTTAAGCAGAATGTAGGTCAAGTGCATAACAAAACCTGCAAAATTCTGGAATTATTGCAGAGGGTATAggtgtgcatatgtatataaagcatgtTGCAGTACTCAAGTAAATGAATGAGTTATATGTCCATATCTGAGGTAAACTTAATTAACAGTTGACATTCTGCCCGCCAACCTACTAAGTCCAAAGGTGGACTTTTCTCTTGTGTAGAACAGACAAAAGACGGATAAAGATGAATCATTAAGAAAGAGAAATAAGATATACTGTTGTCATCATATAAAAAGAGGCCATTGACTTGATTTGTTCAAATCCAAATCAGGAGCTACTCATTCTTATAGTTCATTCCAAGAAATTACATCATAGATCATATTTGTGCATTTTCTTCCCTATTGCAATTATTTGAAATACCATCAACTGTAAAGTGTAAACAAATTCAGCGTCAGCTGTGCTTGATTTCTATAAGAGGAAAGAGTTTTATCAGCAGTTAGTTCCAATCCCATTTTTAGATCTTTTGTA
The sequence above is a segment of the Lycium barbarum isolate Lr01 chromosome 6, ASM1917538v2, whole genome shotgun sequence genome. Coding sequences within it:
- the LOC132598827 gene encoding protein NRT1/ PTR FAMILY 5.5 isoform X4, whose product is MPECIGEGQHILFYIALALSALGEAGQAVSFGSFLVEQLGENASRPSINYLHSFAVKPFNVAAVLGFSYISPWSLWFGIAAIFYTVAAFIFSSGCCTYKYVKPADGSQLYNSSNPGNQCLPHTNGLSHWLGFNTPTIYSVDVDGVLDRCMEDQSHRCSCNCQCLPCVAEIEVTKFAIRTFPMSMTYILGGVMASLSYTYFLEQANTMTNKVGHLRVPLVVFQWFQLETIEQFPKLYHKFVSLLRGSEAKPSSPRVGVAVSILLGILCTITAAKVESRRLIVVKSYGLAGETDEKIPMTVFWLLPQYLLLGAVDGMFNKSFGKLLQ